ATCCGATCGTGCGCAAGCTGTCGTTCACCGGCTCGACCGAGGTCGGCAAGATCCTGATGGCCCAATGCGCCGGAACGGTGAAGAAGGTCTCGCTTGAACTGGGCGGCAATGCCCCGTTCATCGTTTTCGACGATGCCGATCTCGAGGCGGCGGTGGCCGGGGCGATCGCCTCGAAGTACCGCAACGCCGGGCAGACCTGCGTCTGCGCCAACCGGCTTTACGTCCAAGAGGGCATCTACGAGGCCTTCACCGAGAAGCTCAAGGCCAAGGTCGAAGCGATGCGCGTCGGCCCGGCGCTCGAGGGCGATGTTCAGCAGGGGCCGCTGATCAACAAGAAGGGCCTCGACAAGGTCGATGGGTTGGTTCGCGACGCCTTGGACAAAGGGGCGACGGCGGTTCTCGGCGGCAAGGTCCATGCCCTGGGCGGCACCTTCTATGAGCCGACGATCCTGACCGGGGTGACCGCCGCCATGCGGATGGCCACCGAGGAGATCTTCGGGCCGGTGGCGCCGCTCTATCGCTTCTCGACCGAGGCCGAGGCGATCGCTTTGGCCAATGCCACCCGGTTCGGTCTGGCCGCTTATTTCTATACCCGCGATATCGGTCGAGTCTGGCGGGTGGCCGAGGGGCTAGAATACGGCATCGTCGGCATCAACGAGGGGATCATCTCGACCGAATCGGCGCCCTTTGGCGGGGTCAAGGAATCGGGCATCGGCCGCGAAGGCTCGCGCCACGGCATCGATGACTTCGTCGAGATCAAATATCTGTGCATGGGCGGGATCTGAAAGCCCGTATTGACGGAAGGGTTGTCGCGGTGTTCCCCTGACTGAAAGGGGAGACCGCGATGACCGAGACAGCGATCACCGGCCAGACGACGGGGCCGGCCGAAGACGATAGCCACCCGCACCCCTTGCGCGCCGCCGCCCTGGTTTTTGGCGAGGGCGACGGCGCGGGCGATCTGCTGGAGGCCTTCGCCCGCCGGCTGATGGCCCAAGGGGTGCGGGTGGGCGGTCTGGTTCAACGGACCGAGAAGAAATGTGGCATGCGCTTTCTGGTCGATCTGGAAAGCGGGGCCCGTTTCCCGATTTCCCAGGATCTGGGCAAAGGCTCGGAGTCTTGCACCATTGATGCCGAGGGCATGGCCGAGGCCACGGCGGTGCTGCGCCGCGCCCTGGACGATCCCCCCGAGCTGCTAATCGTCAATAAGTTCGGCCGCCTGGAATGCGAGGGCGAAGGGCTGGCCGCCGAAGCCCTGGAGGCGATGGCCGGCGGTCTGGCGGTGCTGACCACCGTCGATCGCAAATATCTAGACGCCTTCGAAGCGGTGACCGGCGGTCTGGTCGCCCGGTTGGCCGTCGATGCCGAGGCCCTGGAGCGCTGGTGGCGCTCCTCGGGTTCGCCCGACCGACGGGCGGAGTGATCTAGGACGCTCTGGCTGTGGACGGCGCCCGAACCTTGCGATAGTCAGGATGAGGGGGGCGCGGCCTGCGGGCCGGTCTTGCCGACTCCCGTGGTTCCCTCGTTCGCCGGGATTTTCGATGACCGCCGCTCCCTCGCCTTCGGCGTCGCTTTCGCTGCGCGTCGCCCCCGCCGTCTTCGTTCTGTTGTGGAGCACTGGCTTTATCGGCGCCCGGCTGGTCTTGCCGCACGCCGAACCGCTGACGGTGCTCTGCCTGCGCTTCGCCGCCACCGTGGCCCTGCTTGGGCCGCTCTGTCTGGTTCTGAAGGCGCGCTGGCCGACCTCGCCGCATCAGCTCTTGCATGTGGCGGTGGCCGGGATCCTGGTTCACGCCCTGTATCTGGGCGGGGTTTTCGCCGCGATTTCCCTGGGGATGCCCGCCGGCTTGACCGCCCTGGTCGTCGGGATTCAGCCGCTGCTGACCGCCGCCCTGGCCGGGCCGGTTCTTGGCGAGAAAACGACGGCGCGTCAGGGCCTGGGGCTGGTGCTCGGTCTGGCCGGGGTGGCCGCCGTTCTGGGCGACAAGCTGGCGCCCCAGGCCGGAACCCTGTTCGACGGCTTCGGCGCGGCGGCGATGATCTGCGCCCTGGCCGCGCTGTGCGGCATCACCTTTGGCACGCTTTATCAAAAGCGCTTCTGCCAGGGGGTGGATCTGACCAGCGGATCGCTGATCCAGTTCATCGTGTCGGGGGTGGTTCTGCTGCCCTTCGCCTATACCTTCGAAACCATGCGCGTCGACTGGACGGCTGAATTCATCTTCGGTCTGGCTTGGCTGGTGGTCGGGCTGTCGGTGGGGGCGGTCACCTTGCTGCTGGCGATGATCCGCCATGGCGCCGCCGGTCGGGTGGCCAGCCTGTTCTATCTGGTGCCGCCGACGACGGCCTTGATGGCCTGGGGGCTGTTTGACGAGCGTCTCGGTCCCCTGGCCCTGGCCGGGATGGCGGTGACGGTGGCCGGAGTTGCCCTGGTGGTGGCGCCGCGACGCCAGACCTTGGCCCAACGGTGAGGCCAAGGCGCCATTTCCCGGCGTGTGATGGTTGTTTCAAGGGGCTTTCCTTCCGAAATACTGTCTAGTTCGGTCGACGGCGGCGCGCGAAAGGCGCCCTATGGGCGAACGGAATCAGACCATCGGCCAAAGGCAAGGGGCTCCGCCGCCGATGACGGGCAAAGGGGAGGTCGCTGGTGAACAAGCCGATGACGCGGCGGGGGCTTTTCGCCCTGGTGCCGCAGGTGCTGGGGATGGCCGTCGGCATGGCGGGCATGGTCGCCCCGGCCGTGGTCCGGCCGTCCAAGGCCCAGGAATTGCGGTTCCTGCGCATCGGCACCGGGCGGACCAGCGGCGCCTATTTCCCG
The DNA window shown above is from Rhodospirillum rubrum ATCC 11170 and carries:
- a CDS encoding DMT family transporter, coding for MTAAPSPSASLSLRVAPAVFVLLWSTGFIGARLVLPHAEPLTVLCLRFAATVALLGPLCLVLKARWPTSPHQLLHVAVAGILVHALYLGGVFAAISLGMPAGLTALVVGIQPLLTAALAGPVLGEKTTARQGLGLVLGLAGVAAVLGDKLAPQAGTLFDGFGAAAMICALAALCGITFGTLYQKRFCQGVDLTSGSLIQFIVSGVVLLPFAYTFETMRVDWTAEFIFGLAWLVVGLSVGAVTLLLAMIRHGAAGRVASLFYLVPPTTALMAWGLFDERLGPLALAGMAVTVAGVALVVAPRRQTLAQR
- a CDS encoding NAD-dependent succinate-semialdehyde dehydrogenase translates to MPEGTTRIAALDIVREAGLLKDKAYIDGAWVGADDGGDFPVLDPATGREIGRVPNMGAAETRRAIDAAAAAWPAWRARTAKDRAAVLRRWYGLIMDNQEALAVLMTAEQGKPLGEARGEIAYGASFVEWFAEEGKRLYGEVVPAHGTDKRILTLREPIGVVAAITPWNFPSAMITRKVAPALAAGCPVVLKPAEDTPLSALALVELAERAGLPKGLINVVTTHEAKAVGGEMTANPIVRKLSFTGSTEVGKILMAQCAGTVKKVSLELGGNAPFIVFDDADLEAAVAGAIASKYRNAGQTCVCANRLYVQEGIYEAFTEKLKAKVEAMRVGPALEGDVQQGPLINKKGLDKVDGLVRDALDKGATAVLGGKVHALGGTFYEPTILTGVTAAMRMATEEIFGPVAPLYRFSTEAEAIALANATRFGLAAYFYTRDIGRVWRVAEGLEYGIVGINEGIISTESAPFGGVKESGIGREGSRHGIDDFVEIKYLCMGGI
- a CDS encoding DUF2478 domain-containing protein, translated to MTETAITGQTTGPAEDDSHPHPLRAAALVFGEGDGAGDLLEAFARRLMAQGVRVGGLVQRTEKKCGMRFLVDLESGARFPISQDLGKGSESCTIDAEGMAEATAVLRRALDDPPELLIVNKFGRLECEGEGLAAEALEAMAGGLAVLTTVDRKYLDAFEAVTGGLVARLAVDAEALERWWRSSGSPDRRAE